A portion of the Meriones unguiculatus strain TT.TT164.6M chromosome 14, Bangor_MerUng_6.1, whole genome shotgun sequence genome contains these proteins:
- the Prpf31 gene encoding U4/U6 small nuclear ribonucleoprotein Prp31 isoform X1, with amino-acid sequence MSLADELLADLEEAAEEEEGGSYGEEEEEPAIEDVQEETQLDLSGDSVKSIAKLWDSKMFAEIMMKIEEYISKQAKASEVMGPVEAAPEYRVIVDANNLTVEIENELNIIHKFIRDKYSKRFPELESLVPNALDYIRTVKELGNSLDKCKNNENLQQILTNATIMVVSVTASTTQGQQLSDEELERLEEACDMALELNASKHRIYEYVESRMSFIAPNLSIIIGASTAAKIMGVAGGLTNLSKMPACNIMLLGAQRKTLSGFSSTSVLPHTGYIYHSDIVQSLPPDLRRKAARLVAAKCTLAARVDSFHESTEGKVGYELKDEIERKFDKWQEPPPVKQVKPLPAPLDGQRKKRGGRRYRKMKERLGLTEIRKQANRMSFGEIEEDAYQEDLGFSLGHLGKSGSGRVRQTQVNEATKARISKTLQRTLQKQSVVYGGKSTIRDRSSGTASSVAFTPLQGLEIVNPQAAEKKVAEANQKYFSSMAEFLKVKGEKSGTMST; translated from the exons ATGTCTCTGGCAGATGAGCTCTTGGCTGACCTTGAGGAGGcagcagaagaagaggaaggaggaagctatggagaagaagaggaggagccaGCAATTGAGGATGTCCAGGAGGAGACACAGCTGGATCTTTCTGGGGATTCAGTCAAGAGCATTGCCAAGCTATGGGATAGCAAGATG TTTGCTGAGATCATGATGAAGATTGAGGAGTATATCAGCAAGCAAGCTAAAGCTTCAGAAG TGATGGGACCAGTTGAAGCAGCCCCTGAGTACCGAGTCATTGTGGATGCCAACAACCTGACTGTGGAGATAGAAAACGAGTTGA ACATTATCCACAAGTTCATCCGGGATAAGTACTCGAAGAGATTCCCTGAGCTAGAATCTTTGGTCCCCAATGCTCTGGATTACATCCGCACAGTCAAG GAGCTGGGCAACAGCCTGGATAAGTGCAAAAACAATGAGAACCTCCAGCAGATTCTGACCAATGCTACTATCATGGTTGTCAGTGTCACTGCCTCCACCACCCAGGG GCAGCAGCTGTCGGATGAGGAGCTAGAGCGACTAGAGGAGGCCTGTGACATGGCACTGGAGCTGAATGCCTCCAAGCACCGCATTTATGAGTATGTGGAGTCCCGGATGTCCTTCATTGCACCCAACTTGTCCATCATCATTGGAGCATCCACAGCTGCCAAAATCATGG GTGTGGCCGGAGGCCTGACTAACCTCTCCAAGATGCCTGCCTGCAACATCATGCTTCTGGGAGCCCAACGCAAGACACTGTCTGGGTTCTCCTCTACCTCAGTGCTGCCCCACACTGGCTACATCTACCATAGTGACATTGTGCAGTCTCTGCCCCCA GATCTCCGGCGGAAGGCAGCCCGGCTTGTGGCTGCCAAGTGCACACTAGCAGCCCGTGTAGACAGCTTCCATGAGAGCACAGAAGGGAAG GTGGGCTATGAACTGAAGGATGAGATTGAGCGCAAGTTTGACAAGTGGCAGGAGCCACCACCTGTGAAGCAGGTGAAGCCCCTGCCTGCACCCCTTGATGGGCAGCGGAAGAAGCGAGGGGGCCGAAG GTACCGCAAGATGAAGGAACGGCTAGGACTGACAGAGATCCGGAAGCAGGCCAACCGCATGAGCTTTGGAGAG ATTGAGGAGGATGCCTACCAAGAAGACCTGGGCTTTAGCCTGGGCCACTTGGGCAAGTCAGGCAGTGGGCGTGTGCGGCAGACACAGGTGAATGAGGCCACCAAGGCCAGGATCTCCAAGACACTGCAG CGGACCTTACAGAAACAGAGTGTGGTGTATGGTGGGAAGTCGACAATTCGTGACCGCTCCTCAGGGACTGCCTCCAGTGTGGCCTTCACTCCCCTCCAG GGTCTGGAGATTGTGAACCCACAAGCAGCTGAGAAGAAGGTGGCAGAGGCCAACCAAAAGTATTTCTCTAGCATGGCTGAGTTCCTCAAGGTCAAGGGTGAGAAAAGTGGCACCATGTCCACCTGA
- the Ndufa3 gene encoding NADH dehydrogenase [ubiquinone] 1 alpha subcomplex subunit 3 — translation MAGRILTFLKNAWAQEPVLVVSFSVWGLAITMPMISPYTKYAGMINRAIPYNYPVPVRDDGNKPDVPSHPQEPQGPSLEWLKNL, via the exons ATGGCCGGTA GAATCTTGACCTTCCTCAAGAATGCCTGGGCCCAGGAGCCGGTGCTGgtggtgtccttctctgtctgGGGCCTCG CTATAACTATGCCCATGATCAGCCCCTACACCAAGTATGCAGGCATGATCAACAGGGCCATACCCTACAACTACCCAG TACCTGTGCGAGATGATGGGAACAAGCCTGATGTGCCCAGCCACCCCCAGGAACCTCAGGGCCCAAGCCTGGAATGGCTGAAGAACCTGTGA
- the Prpf31 gene encoding U4/U6 small nuclear ribonucleoprotein Prp31 isoform X2, whose translation MGPVEAAPEYRVIVDANNLTVEIENELNIIHKFIRDKYSKRFPELESLVPNALDYIRTVKELGNSLDKCKNNENLQQILTNATIMVVSVTASTTQGQQLSDEELERLEEACDMALELNASKHRIYEYVESRMSFIAPNLSIIIGASTAAKIMGVAGGLTNLSKMPACNIMLLGAQRKTLSGFSSTSVLPHTGYIYHSDIVQSLPPDLRRKAARLVAAKCTLAARVDSFHESTEGKVGYELKDEIERKFDKWQEPPPVKQVKPLPAPLDGQRKKRGGRRYRKMKERLGLTEIRKQANRMSFGEIEEDAYQEDLGFSLGHLGKSGSGRVRQTQVNEATKARISKTLQRTLQKQSVVYGGKSTIRDRSSGTASSVAFTPLQGLEIVNPQAAEKKVAEANQKYFSSMAEFLKVKGEKSGTMST comes from the exons ATGGGACCAGTTGAAGCAGCCCCTGAGTACCGAGTCATTGTGGATGCCAACAACCTGACTGTGGAGATAGAAAACGAGTTGA ACATTATCCACAAGTTCATCCGGGATAAGTACTCGAAGAGATTCCCTGAGCTAGAATCTTTGGTCCCCAATGCTCTGGATTACATCCGCACAGTCAAG GAGCTGGGCAACAGCCTGGATAAGTGCAAAAACAATGAGAACCTCCAGCAGATTCTGACCAATGCTACTATCATGGTTGTCAGTGTCACTGCCTCCACCACCCAGGG GCAGCAGCTGTCGGATGAGGAGCTAGAGCGACTAGAGGAGGCCTGTGACATGGCACTGGAGCTGAATGCCTCCAAGCACCGCATTTATGAGTATGTGGAGTCCCGGATGTCCTTCATTGCACCCAACTTGTCCATCATCATTGGAGCATCCACAGCTGCCAAAATCATGG GTGTGGCCGGAGGCCTGACTAACCTCTCCAAGATGCCTGCCTGCAACATCATGCTTCTGGGAGCCCAACGCAAGACACTGTCTGGGTTCTCCTCTACCTCAGTGCTGCCCCACACTGGCTACATCTACCATAGTGACATTGTGCAGTCTCTGCCCCCA GATCTCCGGCGGAAGGCAGCCCGGCTTGTGGCTGCCAAGTGCACACTAGCAGCCCGTGTAGACAGCTTCCATGAGAGCACAGAAGGGAAG GTGGGCTATGAACTGAAGGATGAGATTGAGCGCAAGTTTGACAAGTGGCAGGAGCCACCACCTGTGAAGCAGGTGAAGCCCCTGCCTGCACCCCTTGATGGGCAGCGGAAGAAGCGAGGGGGCCGAAG GTACCGCAAGATGAAGGAACGGCTAGGACTGACAGAGATCCGGAAGCAGGCCAACCGCATGAGCTTTGGAGAG ATTGAGGAGGATGCCTACCAAGAAGACCTGGGCTTTAGCCTGGGCCACTTGGGCAAGTCAGGCAGTGGGCGTGTGCGGCAGACACAGGTGAATGAGGCCACCAAGGCCAGGATCTCCAAGACACTGCAG CGGACCTTACAGAAACAGAGTGTGGTGTATGGTGGGAAGTCGACAATTCGTGACCGCTCCTCAGGGACTGCCTCCAGTGTGGCCTTCACTCCCCTCCAG GGTCTGGAGATTGTGAACCCACAAGCAGCTGAGAAGAAGGTGGCAGAGGCCAACCAAAAGTATTTCTCTAGCATGGCTGAGTTCCTCAAGGTCAAGGGTGAGAAAAGTGGCACCATGTCCACCTGA
- the Tfpt gene encoding TCF3 fusion partner isoform X2: MELEQREGTMAAVGFEEFSAPPGSELALPPLFGGHILESELETEVEFVSGGLSGSGLRERDEEEEAARGRRRRQRELNRRKYQALGRRCREIEQVNERVLNRLHQVQRITRRLQQERRFLMRVLDSYGDDYRASQFTIVLEDDGSQGTDVPTPGNVENEPPEKEGLSPPQRTPAPLDSSSPAPGEGPSGRKRRRAPRLGASLTPELAPVQIKVEEDFGFEADEALDSSWVSRGPDKLLPYPTLASPPFD; the protein is encoded by the exons ATGGAGCTGGAACAGAGAGAGGG GACCATGGCAGCCGTGGGCTTTGAAGAATTCTCAGCGCCACCAGGCTCagagctggctctgcctcccctgtTTGGTGGCCACATCCTAGAAAGTGAGCTAGAGACAGAAGTGGAGTTTGTGTCCGGTGGTCTGAGTGGTTCAGGACTCCGGGAGCGagatgaagaggaagaggcagcCCGGGGTCGCAGGCGTCGCCAACGAGAACTAAATCGAAGAAAATACCAGGCGCTAGGTCGGCGCTGTCGGGAGATCGAGCAG GTGAATGAGCGAGTCTTGAACAGGCTCCATCAGGTGCAAAGGATAACTCGGAGACTCCAGCAGGAGCGCAG ATTCCTCATGAGGGTACTGGACTCCTATGGGGATGACTACCGGGCTAGCCAGTTCACCATCGTGCTGGAG GATGATGGCAGCCAAGGCACAGATGTCCCCACCCCAGGCAATGTTGAGAACGAGCCTCCAGAGAAAGAAGGACTTTCCCCACCCCAAAGAACACCTGCACCTCTAGACTCCAGCAGCCCAGCCCCTGGCGAGGGGCCCAGTGGGCGGAAAAGGCGGCGGGCACCACGGTTGGGGGCTTCGTTGACTCCAGAACTGGCCCCAGTGCAG ATTAAGGTTGAGGAAGACTTTGGCTTTGAAGCAGATGAGGCCTTGGATTCAAGTTGGGTTTCTCGAGGGCCAGACAAACtcctaccctaccctaccctagcCAGCCCACCCTTTGACTAA
- the Tfpt gene encoding TCF3 fusion partner isoform X1, which translates to MELEQREGTMAAVGFEEFSAPPGSELALPPLFGGHILESELETEVEFVSGGLSGSGLRERDEEEEAARGRRRRQRELNRRKYQALGRRCREIEQVNERVLNRLHQVQRITRRLQQERRFLMRVLDSYGDDYRASQFTIVLEDDGSQGTDVPTPGNVENEPPEKEGLSPPQRTPAPLDSSSPAPGEGPSGRKRRRAPRLGASLTPELAPVQVGAEGWGQGVIKVEEDFGFEADEALDSSWVSRGPDKLLPYPTLASPPFD; encoded by the exons ATGGAGCTGGAACAGAGAGAGGG GACCATGGCAGCCGTGGGCTTTGAAGAATTCTCAGCGCCACCAGGCTCagagctggctctgcctcccctgtTTGGTGGCCACATCCTAGAAAGTGAGCTAGAGACAGAAGTGGAGTTTGTGTCCGGTGGTCTGAGTGGTTCAGGACTCCGGGAGCGagatgaagaggaagaggcagcCCGGGGTCGCAGGCGTCGCCAACGAGAACTAAATCGAAGAAAATACCAGGCGCTAGGTCGGCGCTGTCGGGAGATCGAGCAG GTGAATGAGCGAGTCTTGAACAGGCTCCATCAGGTGCAAAGGATAACTCGGAGACTCCAGCAGGAGCGCAG ATTCCTCATGAGGGTACTGGACTCCTATGGGGATGACTACCGGGCTAGCCAGTTCACCATCGTGCTGGAG GATGATGGCAGCCAAGGCACAGATGTCCCCACCCCAGGCAATGTTGAGAACGAGCCTCCAGAGAAAGAAGGACTTTCCCCACCCCAAAGAACACCTGCACCTCTAGACTCCAGCAGCCCAGCCCCTGGCGAGGGGCCCAGTGGGCGGAAAAGGCGGCGGGCACCACGGTTGGGGGCTTCGTTGACTCCAGAACTGGCCCCAGTGCAGGTGGGAGCCGAGGGCTGGGGCCAAGGCGTG ATTAAGGTTGAGGAAGACTTTGGCTTTGAAGCAGATGAGGCCTTGGATTCAAGTTGGGTTTCTCGAGGGCCAGACAAACtcctaccctaccctaccctagcCAGCCCACCCTTTGACTAA
- the Oscar gene encoding osteoclast-associated immunoglobulin-like receptor isoform X2 has product MILLLILQLLTLWPVCRTDLTLTAPAASYPQPWLMAHPAAVVTPGVNVTLKCHAPQPAWRFALFRTGVVTPLLLRNVSIELAEFFLEEVTLTQTGSYHCRYSRTDWGPGVWSQSSDVLELLVADQLPRPSLVALPGPVVAPGANVSLRCAGHMPGMSFALYRVGVATPLQYVDSVQPWADFPLNGAHAPGTYNCYYHTPSAPYVLSLVSQPLVISYEGSGSSDYSQGNLIRLGLAGLILICLGIIITFDWYSSSSAFGGLLPQQNWF; this is encoded by the exons ATGATCCTGTTGCTGATCCTCCAGCTGTTGACTCTCT GGCCCGTGTGTCGTACAGACTTGACGCTAACAG CGCCCGCAGCCTCATATCCCCAGCCATGGCTGATGGCTCATCCTGCTGCAGTTGTGACTCCTGGAGTCAATGTGACCTTGAAGTGCCATGCACCCCAACCTGCCTGGAGATTTGCACTCTTCAGAACTGGTGTCGTCACCCCTCTGCTCCTCCGGAATGTGTCCATTGAGCTGGCTGAGTTCTTCCTGGAGGAGGTGACTCTGACCCAGACAGGCAGTTATCACTGCCGCTACAGCAGGACAGACTGGGGGCCCGGTGTCTGGTCCCAGTCTAGTGATGTCCTGGAACTGCTGGTGGCAG ATCAGCTGCCCAGACCATCACTGGTGGCACTGCCTGGGCCTGTGGTGGCCCCAGGAGCCAACGTGAGCCTGCGCTGTGCAGGCCACATGCCAGGCATGAGTTTTGCGCTGTACCGCGTGGGCGTGGCAACCCCTCTGCAGTACGTCGActctgtgcagccctgggctGACTTCCCTCTCAACGGCGCCCATGCCCCTGGCACCTACAACTGCTATTACCACACGCCCTCCGCCCCCTATGTTCTGTCACTGGTCAGCCAGCCACTGGTCATCAGCTACGAAG GTTCTGGCTCCTCCGACTATTCTCAGGGAAACCTCATCCGTTTGGGGCTGGCAGGCCTGATCCTCATATGCTTGGGCATCATAATTACTTTTGACTGGTATAGCAGCAGCTCTGCTTTTGGTGGCCTCCTGCCCCAGCAAAACTGGTTCTAG